CCCATGGACAGCCGCCTGGACTGCGAAGAATATTCACGATTTCATGCAGTCGTGCGAAGGAGCGCCGACGAAGCGCGTCATCCGTATTTTTGGGCACATATATCAATGAGAGATTACCATACCCTTCAATCCGGTCCAGATCATGCAGCGGCACTTTGTGAATGATTTCCTGTCCCTGCACACCCAAGGCATGTCCGACAAATACCGGATAATCGTCAGGGTAAACATCCATCAGACACAGTTTTACGTCGGAAGCGGTAAACACATCATATACTTGTCCAATCAAGGTATGAAGCTGTGGCTGCACCAGTTCCGTATTGAGACTGCTGGCATCGAGTAGCTGAAAACCTTCAATAGGATCGAATCCAAGTCGAATAAACGCTTCATCCAGAAAGCTCTCCCCACCCATAACTCGCAGCGAAATTCCCATTTGCGGGCAGCGCTCCTTCAACAGGCGTACGCTCGCTTCAGCGACCATGGGATGTCCTGGCACGGCATAAACGATCTCGGTACCTGGCTCGCCCTTGCGTGCGGCCTCAATCAGCCGGTCTGCAATTTCGTCGTACACTTCCGGAAAAGAATCCTTCGCCTCATAAATGGCATCGAAGGATGTCATCTCCAACCCTTCCTGCTTGAGATCATTCAATACGGGATGATCCAGCGTGCGTACATACAGCTTCGCTGCATGTTTCATTTTTTTGATGATCCCTACCGTCAGCTGATCTGCATCTCCAGATCCAAGACCGACTACTGTCAAAGCTGCACTCATCTTTGTAAGCCTCCATCCGAACTATCCTGTTCCGACTCTCCATCCTTGATCATAACCAATCATGGACGGGCCATACATCGTACAGAACAGGGCTCTATAATTACACGTATTATACCAGAATTAGACGTTATCCTATAATTGCATTTGCATATGACACGTTGTGACTTGGTCCACCCTCTGCTGCTCCGCTTTAGAATGCGAGAGCGGGGATGAATGGAAGGCGTAGCACTAAGCGTAGCAGCGCAACGCGAGGGTTAGCGCAGCACACGCAGTCTGCGCAGCAGCTTGGCCAGCATCGGCCCCAGCTTGGGCACGGCCGCCAGCTCTGCGGCGGTCAGCAGCCCCGTCCGGGCCGCGGCCAGCAAGAACACGGCCGTGCCTGCGGCTATGCCCAGCAGGCTTACGCCCATCGCGGCCAGCCGGCGGTCGGCCGCGATACCGACGCCGCCGAGCATCGCTTCGGCGGCCCAGGCCGTGCCTGCCGCCGCCAGGCTCATGGCGGCGATCACCAGCGCCGGCTTCGCCAGGACGGCGCCAGGGGCCGGGCGCAGGGCGACAAGCCGCGCCAGCAGCGCCACATTCAGGCCAGCCGCCAGCATGTAGGCGACTGCGCCTGCGAGGGCCGCGCCGCTGATGCCCAGCGCCGGCACAAGCATGACGTTCAGCAGCGCCTTGACGCCTGCGGCGGCCAGCATGCTGAACGCGGGTGCGCGCACGGCGCCGAGGCCTTGCAGCAGCGCCGCCGCGATAATACTGACGGTGCTGCCCGCAGCCGTCAGCGCCATGTACCGCAGAGCTTCGGTGCCTGCGGCATCCCCGTACAGCATGCGGTTAATCGGCTCTGCCAGCACCGCCAGACCTGCGGATGCCGCCAGGCCGATCAACCAGAACCAGCGCAGCGCAAGGCCTGCTTGCTGCCTTACGGCTTCTGGCCCGCCTTTCAGCCGGGCTTCGGCCATCGCCGGAATAAAGAGCACAGACAGCGACGTGGCAAGCATCGTCACCAACTGAACCAGCGGCAAACCACGGTTGTAAATGCCGAAGGACACCATGGATTGAAGCTCATCCAACCCTTCTCGTCTTAACAACCGGGGTACCGTAAAGGTATCCACCAGATTCATCAATGGCACGGCCAATGATCCGAGGCAGACCGGAATGGCATAGATCAGCAGTGTCCGCATCCATTCGCCGTTGGATCGCCGCTGTTCATACAGAAGGCTGGTGCTGTCGCTTCGACGCTCTTCCGTTTTCTCCACCTGCACAGCCGAAGATTCTTTTGTGTAAAATTTATTATTACCTCGGTTGTTCCCGTTATCGCCGTGAGATGATTTCCGCATTCCCTCTCTGGCTGGCCCATCTAATTGAGCATCGTTCATAACAGCGAGCCTTTCCCTAATTTTCCGTCGATGATGGTACACATATCCAAGCATCGTAACTAACCCGGCAAACCCTCCTGCCACTGAACCAATCATAGCTCCAGCTGCAATGACTTCCAATGAAGCGTCCCGCCCCATGAGCCACAACAACAGAACAATCATCACCGTGACCCGAACAGTCTGCTCTAC
Above is a window of Paenibacillus sp. E222 DNA encoding:
- the mazG gene encoding nucleoside triphosphate pyrophosphohydrolase, whose amino-acid sequence is MSAALTVVGLGSGDADQLTVGIIKKMKHAAKLYVRTLDHPVLNDLKQEGLEMTSFDAIYEAKDSFPEVYDEIADRLIEAARKGEPGTEIVYAVPGHPMVAEASVRLLKERCPQMGISLRVMGGESFLDEAFIRLGFDPIEGFQLLDASSLNTELVQPQLHTLIGQVYDVFTASDVKLCLMDVYPDDYPVFVGHALGVQGQEIIHKVPLHDLDRIEGYGNLSLIYVPKNTDDALRRRSFARLHEIVNILRSPGGCPWDQEQTHQSIRKNLIEETYEVIETIDEDDPDHMKEELGDLLLQILLHAQMEEEVGTFNVYDVIEGLNDKLIFRHPHVFGEQQAENANEALQNWEQMKAEEKKRKGQDLQQTSVLDGIPRDLPALMKGYKLQKKAAKVGFDWDDVEGVFAKIEEELAELKEAVQHNQSAEERKLELGDLLFAAANVARFIDTDPEEALAATNRKFIQRFQYIEECLREQGRTPSDSNVDEMEQYWQAAKKAGL
- a CDS encoding polysaccharide biosynthesis protein, encoding MKQSSTGSRLLQGAFVLGLAAIISKIIGAFQKIPLQNLGGDGVFGIYNTVYPFYMLIITIAAAGLPVAISKFVAEQNALGRPEEGRRVIRLSSMLLGGIGLTLALLMYIGAPLIGDLIGNGSVVPSIRAASMALLFVPVMTGLRGYFQGLQQMVPTAVSQVVEQTVRVTVMIVLLLWLMGRDASLEVIAAGAMIGSVAGGFAGLVTMLGYVYHHRRKIRERLAVMNDAQLDGPAREGMRKSSHGDNGNNRGNNKFYTKESSAVQVEKTEERRSDSTSLLYEQRRSNGEWMRTLLIYAIPVCLGSLAVPLMNLVDTFTVPRLLRREGLDELQSMVSFGIYNRGLPLVQLVTMLATSLSVLFIPAMAEARLKGGPEAVRQQAGLALRWFWLIGLAASAGLAVLAEPINRMLYGDAAGTEALRYMALTAAGSTVSIIAAALLQGLGAVRAPAFSMLAAAGVKALLNVMLVPALGISGAALAGAVAYMLAAGLNVALLARLVALRPAPGAVLAKPALVIAAMSLAAAGTAWAAEAMLGGVGIAADRRLAAMGVSLLGIAAGTAVFLLAAARTGLLTAAELAAVPKLGPMLAKLLRRLRVLR